In one Candidatus Binatus sp. genomic region, the following are encoded:
- a CDS encoding HdeD family acid-resistance protein, giving the protein MDEQIAWIGVEEVRNHSTWFLGMGVALILIGSLAIGSAMAATILSMLVLGWLLFIAGLFEMVHGFARRRWSGFFINLLGGGLYAMAGFIILINPGLAAITLTLMIAILFFATGMFRILIALSTPLHHRGWLVVNGLISIVLGLSLWSSWPTSGFWAIGLFVGIDMIFDGWTELMLAMNVRRIATAAPA; this is encoded by the coding sequence TTGGACGAACAGATAGCATGGATAGGAGTTGAGGAAGTTCGCAATCATTCGACCTGGTTCCTCGGCATGGGAGTCGCGCTGATTCTCATCGGATCCTTGGCGATCGGATCTGCGATGGCGGCTACCATCCTCTCGATGCTCGTTCTCGGATGGCTGCTGTTCATCGCGGGTCTGTTCGAGATGGTTCATGGCTTTGCGCGCCGGCGCTGGAGCGGTTTTTTCATCAACCTTCTCGGCGGCGGGCTGTACGCGATGGCTGGATTCATCATCCTCATCAATCCGGGTCTCGCGGCCATTACTTTGACCCTGATGATTGCGATCCTGTTTTTCGCGACTGGAATGTTCCGCATCCTCATCGCGCTTTCGACTCCGCTGCATCATCGGGGCTGGCTGGTGGTCAATGGATTGATTTCAATCGTGCTGGGCCTTTCGCTCTGGAGCTCGTGGCCGACCTCCGGGTTCTGGGCGATCGGCCTGTTTGTCGGTATCGACATGATCTTCGACGGATGGACCGAACTGATGCTCGCGATGAACGTCCGCAGAATCGCGACTGCCGCCCCAGCCTAG